The following proteins come from a genomic window of Bradyrhizobium paxllaeri:
- a CDS encoding DUF2177 family protein, whose amino-acid sequence MNRYAVLYLVTLFVIVPLDFLFLGVIARDFFTSQVGNMLGEIKLVPAVLFYLVYVAGVVIFVSAGAGASWQSTLLYGALFGFFCYATFDLTSLALLKHWSWPVAIVDVAWGSLVTAVASTAGLLVADWVAPKM is encoded by the coding sequence GTGAACCGATATGCGGTGCTCTATCTGGTGACGCTGTTCGTCATCGTGCCCCTTGATTTCCTGTTCCTTGGCGTGATCGCCAGGGACTTCTTCACCTCGCAGGTCGGCAACATGCTGGGCGAGATCAAGCTCGTGCCGGCGGTGCTGTTCTATCTGGTCTACGTCGCCGGGGTCGTGATCTTCGTCAGCGCCGGGGCAGGGGCGTCGTGGCAATCGACGCTGCTCTACGGCGCGCTGTTTGGCTTCTTCTGCTATGCGACCTTCGACCTGACATCGCTGGCGCTGCTCAAGCACTGGAGCTGGCCAGTGGCAATCGTCGACGTCGCGTGGGGTTCGTTGGTGACGGCGGTTGCATCGACCGCCGGATTGCTCGTGGCGGACTGGGTAGCGCCTAAAATGTAG
- a CDS encoding methyl-accepting chemotaxis protein, producing MTTRSIGKFLPALKLRLGTKAVISAILLIAVNTGLVVGAAHWSLTSEFGDRALRDIEINLRTLGLAFAETYGDAKITIRDGAVVRAEIPKMPEFKDHAIVDRAVGYTGGNATLFVYDDASNQFVRRTTNVKKENGDRAVGTQLAPDHPGQAVVRRGEAYKGPATLFGKTFMTAYYPIMNAAGKVIGLLYVGIPMAHYEAMLSHAIQNMAIAAGIAALLVMLLTMVLVRRVTKPLTSVTASLTAIANGKAEAEIDCDDRMDEIGEIARTLEVFRSNSLERRRMRDEQAAAAVASAEQRKAELRGFVEEFQTSVGGIVDKVLNSSGEFERVARQLTDTARTTASLSGKSAGASETASEHVRTAAAASDELSSSIAEITRRVQESNGIAADAVKQAAATDQRINELSEAGARIGDVVKLITSIAEQTNLLALNATIEAARAGDAGRGFAVVAQEVKSLAGQTAKATEEISSQIGSMQLATEESVSAIKAIGQTIERISDIATSISAAVEQQRGATQNIAQSVRAAASGTADVAANIRNAAQGADETGETSSRMFASAQNLSSESLHLKAEVEKFLDRVRAA from the coding sequence ATGACCACGCGTTCCATTGGAAAGTTCTTGCCGGCGCTCAAGCTGCGCCTCGGCACCAAGGCTGTGATCTCCGCGATCCTTCTGATCGCGGTCAATACCGGGTTGGTGGTGGGCGCAGCCCATTGGTCGCTGACCTCGGAGTTCGGCGACCGCGCGCTGCGCGACATCGAGATCAACCTGCGCACGCTGGGGCTGGCGTTTGCCGAGACCTACGGCGATGCCAAGATCACCATCAGGGATGGGGCCGTCGTCCGCGCCGAAATTCCCAAGATGCCCGAATTCAAGGACCACGCGATCGTCGATCGCGCGGTCGGCTATACCGGCGGCAACGCGACGCTGTTCGTCTATGACGACGCCAGCAACCAGTTCGTCCGCCGCACCACCAACGTGAAGAAGGAGAACGGCGATCGCGCCGTCGGCACCCAGCTCGCCCCCGATCATCCCGGACAGGCGGTGGTTCGCCGCGGCGAGGCCTATAAGGGTCCGGCGACGCTGTTCGGCAAGACCTTCATGACGGCCTACTACCCGATCATGAATGCGGCCGGAAAGGTGATCGGGCTTCTGTACGTCGGTATTCCGATGGCGCATTACGAGGCCATGCTGTCGCACGCCATTCAGAACATGGCGATCGCCGCCGGCATCGCCGCGCTGCTCGTGATGCTGCTGACCATGGTGCTGGTGCGCCGGGTCACCAAGCCGCTGACCTCGGTCACGGCGTCGCTCACGGCTATCGCCAACGGCAAGGCCGAGGCCGAGATCGACTGCGACGACCGGATGGATGAGATCGGCGAGATTGCGCGCACCCTGGAGGTCTTCAGGAGCAACTCGCTCGAGCGCCGGCGCATGCGCGACGAACAGGCTGCCGCCGCGGTGGCCTCGGCCGAGCAGCGCAAGGCCGAACTGCGCGGCTTCGTCGAGGAATTCCAGACCAGCGTCGGCGGCATAGTCGACAAGGTGCTGAATTCCTCCGGCGAGTTCGAGCGCGTCGCGCGGCAGCTCACCGACACCGCGCGGACCACCGCAAGCCTGTCCGGCAAGTCGGCCGGCGCTTCGGAGACCGCCTCCGAGCACGTCCGCACCGCGGCTGCGGCCTCCGACGAGCTTTCCAGCTCGATCGCGGAGATCACCCGCCGGGTCCAGGAATCGAACGGGATCGCAGCCGATGCCGTCAAGCAGGCCGCCGCCACGGACCAGCGCATCAACGAATTGTCGGAAGCGGGCGCTCGGATCGGCGACGTCGTGAAGCTGATTACCTCGATTGCCGAGCAGACCAATTTGCTGGCGCTCAACGCCACCATCGAGGCGGCGCGGGCGGGCGATGCCGGTCGCGGCTTTGCCGTGGTGGCGCAGGAGGTCAAGAGCCTCGCCGGCCAGACCGCGAAGGCGACCGAGGAGATCTCCAGCCAGATCGGCAGTATGCAGCTGGCGACCGAGGAGTCGGTCAGCGCGATCAAGGCGATCGGCCAGACCATCGAGCGCATCAGCGATATCGCCACCTCGATCTCGGCGGCGGTCGAGCAGCAGCGCGGCGCGACCCAGAACATCGCGCAGAGCGTTCGTGCTGCCGCCAGCGGCACGGCCGACGTCGCCGCCAACATCCGCAACGCCGCGCAAGGTGCGGACGAGACCGGCGAGACGTCGAGCCGGATGTTTGCCTCCGCGCAGAATCTTTCGAGCGAGAGCCTGCACCTGAAGGCCGAGGTCGAAAAATTCCTCGACCGCGTCCGCGCCGCCTGA
- a CDS encoding peroxiredoxin — translation MALQIGATAPDFEAQTTEGKVKFHDWIGNDWALLFSHPKDFTPVCTTELGALAKLKPEFDKRGVKLMGLSVDPVDRHAKWSEDIQETQGAAPNYPMIGDIDYNVSKLYDMLPASTSGDPLTRTPADNQTVRNVFIIGPDKKIKLVLVYPMTTGRNFAEILRVIDSLQMTAKHRVATPADWKQGEDVIIAGSVSDDEAKTIYPAGWKAPKPYIRIVPQPK, via the coding sequence ATGGCACTCCAGATTGGCGCAACCGCCCCCGATTTCGAAGCCCAGACCACGGAAGGAAAAGTCAAATTCCACGACTGGATCGGCAATGACTGGGCGCTTTTGTTCTCGCACCCGAAGGACTTCACGCCGGTTTGCACCACCGAACTCGGCGCTCTCGCGAAGTTGAAGCCGGAATTCGACAAGCGCGGCGTCAAGCTGATGGGCTTGAGCGTCGATCCCGTCGACCGGCACGCGAAGTGGTCCGAGGACATCCAGGAGACGCAAGGCGCGGCGCCGAACTATCCGATGATCGGCGACATCGATTACAACGTCTCCAAGCTCTACGACATGCTGCCGGCCTCGACCTCGGGCGATCCGCTGACGCGCACGCCCGCCGACAACCAGACCGTCCGCAACGTCTTCATCATCGGGCCGGACAAGAAGATCAAGCTGGTGCTGGTCTATCCGATGACCACGGGCCGCAACTTCGCGGAAATCCTGCGCGTGATCGACTCCCTGCAGATGACCGCCAAGCATCGCGTCGCGACGCCGGCCGACTGGAAACAGGGCGAAGACGTCATCATCGCGGGCTCGGTATCCGACGACGAGGCCAAGACGATCTACCCGGCCGGCTGGAAGGCGCCGAAGCCGTACATCCGGATCGTGCCGCAGCCCAAATAA
- a CDS encoding DMT family transporter, translating into MTGDFEKIAARAAPVIFVVLWSTGFIGTKYVLNSAEPLTYLAIRMAFVVGLMAIIVAVARPRWPDRIGIAHSAVAGILVHGIYLGGTAIAIAHSIPAGLSALIPGLQPILTSTLASRWLGERVTPLQWGGLLLGLAGVVLILHDRQMSGEAGWGWLASAVSLVSITLGTLYQRRYCSAIDWRSGNLVQYVAVTIFFGLGAWLFETNVVHWTTEFILALAWLAVVLSIGSIGLLYWLIRRSAATSVASLFYLVPAVTALMAYVLFGERLDAVSIVGMVACAAAVLLVNRRSV; encoded by the coding sequence ATGACCGGCGACTTCGAAAAAATTGCCGCCCGTGCGGCGCCCGTGATCTTCGTCGTGCTGTGGAGCACCGGCTTCATCGGTACCAAATATGTGCTCAACAGCGCCGAGCCGCTGACCTATCTGGCGATCCGCATGGCGTTCGTGGTCGGACTGATGGCGATCATCGTCGCCGTCGCGCGCCCGCGCTGGCCGGATCGCATCGGCATCGCACATAGCGCCGTCGCCGGCATTCTGGTGCACGGCATCTATCTCGGCGGCACGGCGATCGCGATCGCGCATTCGATCCCGGCGGGGCTGTCGGCGTTGATACCGGGGCTGCAGCCGATCCTCACCTCAACGCTCGCAAGCCGCTGGCTCGGCGAACGGGTCACGCCGCTGCAATGGGGCGGATTGCTGCTCGGGCTTGCCGGCGTCGTGCTGATCCTGCACGACCGGCAGATGAGCGGGGAGGCGGGCTGGGGATGGCTCGCCTCGGCCGTCTCGCTGGTCAGCATCACCTTGGGCACGCTCTACCAGCGCCGCTATTGCAGCGCGATCGACTGGCGGTCCGGCAATCTCGTGCAATACGTCGCGGTGACGATCTTCTTCGGTCTCGGCGCCTGGCTGTTCGAGACCAATGTGGTGCACTGGACCACCGAGTTCATCCTGGCGCTGGCCTGGCTTGCGGTGGTGCTGTCGATCGGATCGATCGGCCTATTGTACTGGCTGATCCGACGCTCGGCGGCGACCTCGGTAGCGAGCCTGTTCTACCTGGTCCCCGCCGTCACGGCCCTGATGGCCTATGTGCTGTTCGGCGAACGGCTGGACGCGGTCTCGATTGTCGGCATGGTGGCCTGCGCCGCGGCGGTGCTGCTGGTCAACCGGCGCTCAGTTTGA
- a CDS encoding formylglycine-generating enzyme family protein, producing the protein MEPAEVSTQADARQTGDMVWIKGSTFRMGSNDHYPEEAPVRRVSVDGFWIDRTPVTNREFKRFVKATGYVTTAEIPPDPKDYPGALPHMIYAGSLVFSPPRRVTDLRDWSQWWTFMKGADWRHPYGPKSNINVSDNHPVVHVSFADAMAYAQWAGKDLPTEAEWEFAARGGLDGAEFAWGEALAPGDKHMANIWQGNFPIENLNQDGFKRTSPVTAFPPNGYDLYDMIGNVWEWTTDWWSTKHEADAPKACCVPHNPRGGPEVASLDPCQPNIRIPRKVLKGGSHLCAPNYCRRYRPAARHAEPVDTSTSHVGFRCVVRSTVPPAKP; encoded by the coding sequence ATGGAGCCGGCGGAGGTCTCAACGCAGGCGGATGCACGCCAGACCGGCGACATGGTCTGGATAAAGGGCAGCACGTTCCGGATGGGATCGAACGATCACTATCCGGAAGAAGCGCCGGTTCGTCGCGTCTCCGTCGATGGCTTTTGGATCGATCGCACACCGGTGACGAACCGCGAGTTCAAGCGATTCGTCAAGGCGACCGGCTACGTCACCACGGCGGAGATTCCGCCCGATCCCAAAGACTATCCCGGTGCGCTGCCGCACATGATCTATGCAGGCTCGCTGGTGTTCTCACCGCCGCGTCGCGTCACCGATCTGCGCGACTGGAGCCAGTGGTGGACCTTCATGAAGGGTGCCGATTGGCGGCATCCTTATGGGCCGAAGAGCAACATCAACGTTTCAGACAATCATCCGGTCGTGCACGTCTCCTTTGCCGACGCGATGGCCTATGCGCAATGGGCCGGCAAGGATCTGCCGACGGAAGCCGAGTGGGAGTTCGCCGCACGCGGCGGGCTCGACGGCGCTGAATTTGCCTGGGGTGAAGCGCTCGCGCCCGGCGACAAGCACATGGCCAACATTTGGCAGGGCAATTTTCCGATCGAAAATCTCAACCAGGACGGCTTTAAGCGCACCTCGCCGGTGACCGCGTTCCCGCCGAACGGCTACGACCTCTACGACATGATCGGCAATGTCTGGGAATGGACCACCGACTGGTGGTCCACCAAGCATGAGGCCGACGCGCCGAAGGCGTGTTGTGTTCCGCACAACCCGCGTGGCGGGCCGGAGGTTGCAAGCCTTGATCCATGTCAACCCAACATCCGTATCCCGCGCAAAGTATTGAAAGGTGGCTCGCATCTCTGCGCGCCGAACTACTGCCGCCGGTACCGCCCAGCCGCACGCCACGCCGAACCGGTCGATACTTCGACGAGCCATGTCGGCTTCCGTTGCGTGGTGCGCTCAACCGTTCCACCCGCGAAGCCGTAA